In Anoplopoma fimbria isolate UVic2021 breed Golden Eagle Sablefish chromosome 15, Afim_UVic_2022, whole genome shotgun sequence, the genomic window acagcccGCAATCATAAATCCTAGGCAAGTCTATATGATGGTTACCTCAAAGTTTACCCCCaaagtttctcttttatttaggTGAAACTCAAAAAACTAAACTAGCAGGCTTCTCCAATATGAGAGATTAAACAACTTTATAAGTTAGAAAGGTTTTCGTTGATCTagattaacagaaaaaaataagatcaCATTGCGTTTCCTCATCCAAACACCAGAAAAAGCTACGTTTGAGTTAAGGACTGCCTAGACCACGCCTAAAAAACTTTCGCACGCAACATATATTCTGTCACTTAAATGGAACACACCTGAAAGTGAACTTACCTAAGCTCCCCATGGTGGATATTATATCAACCTTGGATCATATTAGTGTACAAGGTGTATAAAAATCATTTCTGACAGCTGTTCGACACTACGTTGTTGGTGCGTCGTTGTCTTCTCCTACTGCCGCTCACCTTCGGACACACTGGCGTTACCTTCCGCCTACCTGTGCGGAAGCTCCGCCCCTAAGCACGCTCACTAtacaagaagaggaggaaagttATGtatctgataaaaacacatgcaactCTGTCCACATAAGCGGTTAATTGTATTGACTGTCCATACTTGAAAGGAAAATTATAAAATCATAACAAGAATAAGGCCTATATTATAAGAATAAGTATTATTTCTACTAGAGGTTAAGTACAAACAGTTATTCAAACCAGTTCCACCTTTACCAGGTGCAACAATAAAGAGATGTACACATTAATGCCACACTAATTAAATCCAGTAATTTATTCTGAACTGAGCCCTTCTTATAGTAGCCCACTTTACTGTTAgcactttaaatacattttgatgctaatacttttatacttttacttaacagAGTATCTTTGCACCGTGGTATTGATATCACTGTAAAAGATTCAGTATTTCATCCACCACTTTGTTACGTGTCTGTATTAAGCCTGATTATTTAGTCCGTTGAGTCCTTTGAATGATTAAATGCGACCTGGTCCACACATACatagatttatataaaaaaagaaatgtattatgagctacattttattttattggattattattattattatagcacAATACCCATCAAAATATcacaaagtcataaataagttattgtttaagttggacatttttcttcttcaagtGAATAACACTGCTTATATTGCAGATGGTGAAGACTAgaacatttaatacaatatatctTATCTGTAAGGCCTTAACAAAGACTGGATATCTGAAATATCTGCAGTCTTGAATAACATGAAAAGAATGCACAATTTccatattttaagtttttcttaATAAGTGCTTCTAAATGTCTCCCTTCTCACATTTAATCacacaaataacataaaaaaagcatttggtCTCTCATCTGAATGCAGCATAATTGGCTGCGGGTCTCGTTAGCCGGATTGCCAGCACCTGTCCCTCCTGCCCCTGCACCTTATTAATGACACACCTGGGCAAGGAGGTTTAGTCAGAGTGGTTGGCACACTTTGAGGTTTGCAATGGGGGAAATAGAGATATTTCTTTGCCTTATTCTGGGACATTATATTACTGCTCAATCAGTAATAAAAAATCAGGATGCCACATTTTTCCATGACGTCCCAGGATTTATTGATGGCATCGTACCTCTTCCCTTTGAAAGAAATTTTGATTTACCTTCACATGACACGATCTTCAGCTCCTGGCGGACTTGGAGCCCTGCCTTTCACATGCTCTCTGAATTACCTCCCATCCCCTTTGTTCCCAGAGTAGAAGTGTTTTGTGACGAATCAAAGATAACTATTTTGGTAGATAAGAGGAGCTCCAACGGATTCTTGCTGACTGGAGAGGAGATACAGTTTGGTGACGGCTGCTATAGCAACAGAGAGCTACCAAACCAATTTGTCTTCACTTACAGTTTGGATGAGTGTGGAACTACACCTGTGGTAAGTTGACCAAATTCTTAACTAGTCACTTTTAGTTCcagtttttttaagtgtttgttacTTTCCTACAGATGCAGAATGGCTTTGTTAGGTTTACCAACTCTCTCTACTTGAATCTCAAAACAACTCCCACCACCTGGTGGCCAGCTCCGCCCACAGTTCACATCTCTTGCGTCCCAAAAAGGTCCATTCACTGAGTTACATTATCATTTGTAAGTGGCTACAAATAACCATACTTAAGGAGAATGCATGTCTTTTCAGGTCATATCCAAACTTCTTTGACTCAATGACATTTCCTGAAAATGGAAAGACCTTTAACATCGACGCCATGAATCGTGAGTAATGTGAATCAAGAATATGCTTTTCGGGTTGGCTTGTTTAATTTGTAgtcacaaatgtttgttttgttgcctatgCAGCCTCCTGGACCAGCACTGCAGACTCTAATATCTATACAAGAGGTCAGTCTGTCAACCTCCAGGTTTCTGCCAAAACCATGCCAGAGCGGCAGCAGCTTTTCATCCAGTCCTGTTTTGTCTCTGCATCTCCTGAGCCTCATACTAGGCCCAAGCAACCAGTCATAATGAATAAAGGGTAAGCAGCCAATTGGTTGAattatttgttatgttatttttccaTGCTCTAATCTCCTGTGATGCCGTTGCCCTCTGCCAGGTGCACAGCCCCATTGGGTTCCCCTCATGCTGTTGTACAATTTGTGGCCTCTGGTAGAGCGGATGTGGTTAATTTAGTTCTGAACACATCTTATCTAATTTCTGAGGTGAGTTTTgataatttctttattttactgacATGTTTCTGCTGTTCTAACTGTATGACCTTGTTAACACTCTCTTCTGAAGCTGTACATCCACTGCAGTGTCTTGATCTCAGACCAGGGGTCAACTTTGGCTCTAAATCATGCAACTACAACTTGATCCAGTCAAGGTATTTCTACATTTATCACATGTATTTTGtgacctttttcatgacttggtgcaagtttttatttcatttttttttctccctagATGGGAGGACCTTAGTGGTAATGTAGAAGTATGCAAGTGCTGTACATCAAAGTGTAAAGGTCTGCAAATCAAGAACCTTCCTGAAGGTCGGtgctttgttttgtcaaaagGTGCCACAATAAATGGAGTTTCTGTTCTCTTAACTCCACAGTGACTGACCTAGCGTGTCGTTTCAGGTGCCAAGGCTATGGTCAGCACTGGCCCCTTTGTCATTGTCGAGAAACCTATAGAGCCACGTCTCTCTGAATCGCAAGAAACCTCCAGTGCTCCTGTTGCAGAAGCCATGCAGTCTGATCGTGCAGTGACTGAGGCCACAATTGTTTCTGGTACATCTGTATCAAGACTCCCTCAGGCTGTGGTGGTTGTGAGTCAGGACCCAGTTGCCAGGCTGACCTTTTGGCTACCTGGACAGGTGCGAGATACTGGACACAGCGAGAAGATCAATTCtgaggacattttgacatttaagttACAGGCAAGTGACATCTGGTCAAATGAGATTCAACCTTCATCCACAGATCAGGAGCCTCTTCTGAACATGCCCACAAACATGGTCATAGATCAAAGTGCAAATGAACTAGGAAGTGACTTTAATTATCTGACACTAGTTGATGGATTGGCAATTCCCAAAGAAAAAAGGCGTTTTGGAAGATCTGGAATTTTTGACACAGAAGCTCTACAAGATGCTGACATCCTCTTGACGGCTGACATGAATGTGAATGTCCTAAACCAGAATGATTGTAACAAAATGAGAGAGGGGCTGGCAGTGACGCCCCAAGAAGAATCAGATGATGCCCAACCGATCGTTCGTTCGAAACTCCAGTTTTCCAAAGGCACCGATGGCTCACAGACGCTGAGTTATGAGGAAGATGTTATGAGGCAACAAAGTAAAGGTGTGATTGGAAGATTTTGGAATGATGGGatacaaagaaaacaggagCCCAGAAGGAGAGGGCTGCACTCAACTTTCCTGGATTTGTTGAGGtaattctattctattctatgtCAGTATTTTCTAAGCATGTGGTTGAGACtaacttgtttttctccatctcttatCCTCAGGAGGATGGACAAAGCAGAATAATTGCAtctttaatatgaatattttctaATGGcacttcaataaataaataaatgtattgagaaataaaatgacagtaGCCTTTTTTCTTCTAAAGTCTAAAAAACCGACAGCATTGCTTCTGTGAGTGCCTCTAGTATTCCCACCCAGATGTCGCTGTGGGGAGTTGGGCTCTGCAGTTAGGACGGTACAGTGCGCTCTCTCCCCTCTACAGCGCATGCTCagtagtgtttttcttttttttctatcccaTGCGTGACCCTGGTCACTATTTCGTCCGCACTGCCACACTCTATAAAGTGCCCATGAGTTCCCTCACGCAGTCTCTTTCCCTGGCCACAAAACAACCGTGAGTGTCTAACTCACCGTTCttgaaaaacttaaaataaaaataatataaaatcccaaaatcttaataaaaacaagaacatatacttgaagaaaataaaaatgtttaaaaaaaaaaaaaaaaaatctaatcttaATTTAGTGTTGAGCATTGTGACTTTTGCCATGAAGAAACTATTTAACCTTAAAGTGTGACGACAGTCTATATTATCGCACTGAAGCATGCAACCCTAATCCCATATTAGAGTATGTAAATACCAGCTGTGTGAGCATCAGCGCTGTTGACAGGAACACAGTATACAAGATGAAATTACAGAGCACACAGAAGTTTATTCAATGTGATGTGAAATATAGAACAAGCTGTAACTTGGGTACATTGAGaggttgtgtgagagtttgcgGTTTCAGCACAGCAAAAAGAAAGCGGGCCAGCGGGTAGTACACCATGACAACACTTTTAGCATCTCCAATCATATCCAACCCCTGCAGAGATGGCTAAAAATCTCATCCACTGCATTGCTGCAAATTGCTGCAACTATGGTGACAAATTCAGAGGTCTGAGGGGGATtgtactgttttcttttttcttccttcctttgaGGAAAGGTGAAGCAGCAGTCACCCATAACTGCCTAGCCTCCCCTGAACCACACAGGACAAAGCTTTGGGTGGGGTATTCAAACATCCACCACCACATTTAACTGGCCCAAGGGGTCAGTGAAGAAACGCATATCTGCTCCTGGTCTCATTCAAACCTTTGTCTGGgtgccgtaaaaaaaaaaagtcactgtgtTTGGTCATAATATTGTTGGTGTAGTGGTTGCTGCCATTCAAGTACACATAATCACATATTGTTACTGTAATGTTCATACCCTGACAGAAACACTGATAGAATTTACACCGTCAAGTAGTGATTGTGTCAAACTTAATATATTCTTCATTGCaatatgatgttattttttctgATAGCTACACTTCAATACTGCTTGATGTCTGGCACTTTATTAAGGTGATATAGTAACGATAGCATGTACACCGTGGGACCCATAATATCCTCCAACAACAGCCCGCAATCATAAATCCTAGGCAAGTCTATATGATGGTTACCTCAAAGTTTACCCCCaaagtttctcttttatttGGGTGAAACTCAAAAAACTAAACTAGCAGGCTTCTCCAATATGAGAGATTCAACAACTTTATAAGTTAGAAAGGTTTTCGTTGATCTagattaacagaaaaaaataagatcaCATTGCGTTTCCTCATCCAAACACCAGAAAAAGCTACGTTTGAGTTAAGGACTGCCTAGACCACGCCTAAAAAACTTTCGCACGCAACATATATTCTGTCACTTAAATGGAACACACCTGAAAGTGAACTTACCTAAGCTCCCCATGGTGGATATTATATCAACCTTGGATCATATTAGTGTACAAGGTGTATAAAAATCATTTCTGACAGCTGTTCGACACTACGTTGTTGGTGCGTCGTTGTCTTCTCCTACTGCCGCTCACCTTCGGACACACTGGCGTTACCTTCCGCCTACCTGTGCGGAAGCTCCGCCCCTAAGCACGCTCACTAtacaagaagaggaggaaagttatttatctgataaaaacacatgcaactCTGTCCACATAAGCGGTTAATTGTATTGACTGTCCATACTTGAAAGGAAAATTATAAAATCATAACAAGAATAAGGCCTATATTATAAGAATAAGTATTATTTCTACTAGAGGTTAAGCTACCCAGGAGTACAAACAGTTATTCAAACCAGTTCCACCTTTACCAGGTGCAACAATAAAGAGATGTACACATTAATGCCACactaattataatccagtaatTTATTCTGAACTGAGCCCTTCTTATAGTAGCCCACTTTACTGTTAgcactttaaatacattttgatgctaatacttttatacttttacttaacagAGTATCTTTGCACCGTGGTATTGatatttttactgtaaaagaTTCAGTATTTCATCCACCACTTTGTTACGTGTCTGTAGAGTTAAGCCTGATTATTTAGTCCGTTGAGTCCTTTGAATGATTAAATGCGACCTGGTCCACACATACATAGActtatataaaaaaggaaatgtattatgagctacattttattttattggattattattattatagcacAATACCCATCAAAATATcacaaagtcataaataagttattgtttaagttggacatttttcttcttcaagtGAATAACACTGCTTATATTGCAGATGGTGAAGACTAgaacatttaatacaatatatctTATCTGTAAGGCCTTAACAAAGACTGGATATCTGAAATATCTGCAGTCTTGAATAACATGAAAAGAATGCACAATTTccatattttaagtttttcttaATAAGTGCTTCTAAATGTCTCCCTTCTCACATTTAATCacacaaataacataaaaaaagcatttggtCTCTCATCTGAATGCAGCATAATTGGCTGCGGGTCTCGTTAGCCGGATTGCCAGCACCTGTCCCTCCTGCCCCTGCACCTTATTAATGACACACCTGGGCAAGGAGGTTTAGTCAGAGTGGTTGGCACACTTTGAGGTTTGCAATGGGGGAAATAGAGATATTTCTTTGCCTTATTCTGGGACATTATATTACTGCTCAATCAGTAATAAAAAATCAGGATGCCACATTTTTCCATGACGTCCCAGGATTTATTGATGGCATCGTACCTCTTCCCTTTGAAAGAAATTTTGATTTACCTTCACATGGCCCTGCCTTTCACATGCTCTCTGAATTACCTCCCATCCCCTTTGTTCCCAGAGTAGAAGTGTTTTGTGACGA contains:
- the LOC129103778 gene encoding uncharacterized protein LOC129103778, producing the protein MTFPENGKTFNIDAMNPSWTSTADSNIYTRGQSVNLQVSAKTMPERQQLFIQSCFVSASPEPHTRPKQPVIMNKGCTAPLGSPHAVVQFVASAVHPLQCLDLRPGVNFGSKSCNYNLIQSRWEDLSGNVEVCKCCTSKCKGLQIKNLPEGAKAMVSTGPFVIVEKPIEPRLSESQETSSAPVAEAMQSDRAVTEATIVSGTSVSRLPQAVVVVSQDPVARLTFWLPGQVRDTGHSEKINSEDILTFKLQASDIWSNEIQPSSTDQEPLLNMPTNMVIDQSANELGSDFNYLTLVDGLAIPKEKRRFGRSGIFDTEALQDADILLTADMNVNVLNQNDCNKMREGLAVTPQEESDDAQPIVRSKLQFSKGTDGSQTLSYEEDVMRQQSKGVIGRFWNDGIQRKQEPRRRGLHSTFLDLLRRMDKAE